A genome region from Deinococcus sp. KNUC1210 includes the following:
- a CDS encoding LptF/LptG family permease: protein MQQRLLWYVFKEVVPWYLGGVLLFLALQMTNALATTAGLLISYRVPFTEAASLFGNQVPGLLGRCMVVAVPFALLLAFGRLAKDSEFKAARAGGVRPLSLLLPLLLPALALGGLIYYNSGWLTPQGQQKWWNAWYGVYNQSPPPPSTEKYAYAQGDTFFSAGRVQNDSGGTQAQLTGVLVIQGDTTYSASVGRWDSAAHTWTLPGGSLVGPDGVPRAFTSPVTLPQRDVLRKPTTPLDQSATPDLRQQLAVLRAQSPLPTEGSRSVAFELAHRVADAFTPFVFVLAAGALGLLLSNRAWAAAGVILFIFGFYVLWSTAPELARTGAMSPTVAAWFPNVVFLLLGSVLAWRLR, encoded by the coding sequence GTGCAGCAAAGATTGCTCTGGTATGTCTTCAAAGAGGTGGTTCCCTGGTATCTGGGCGGTGTGCTGCTGTTTCTCGCACTCCAGATGACCAATGCGCTCGCGACCACCGCCGGTCTGCTGATCTCTTACCGGGTGCCGTTTACAGAGGCCGCCTCGCTGTTCGGCAATCAGGTGCCTGGACTGCTGGGGCGCTGTATGGTGGTCGCGGTGCCGTTCGCGCTCCTGCTGGCCTTCGGGCGGCTCGCCAAGGACTCGGAATTCAAGGCGGCCAGGGCAGGCGGCGTGCGGCCCCTGTCGCTGCTGCTGCCGCTGCTCTTGCCCGCCCTCGCGCTCGGCGGTCTGATCTATTACAACTCGGGATGGCTGACGCCCCAGGGCCAGCAGAAGTGGTGGAACGCGTGGTACGGCGTGTACAACCAGTCGCCGCCGCCGCCCAGCACCGAAAAATACGCCTATGCCCAGGGCGACACCTTCTTTTCGGCGGGCCGCGTGCAGAACGACAGCGGCGGCACCCAGGCGCAACTGACGGGCGTGCTGGTGATTCAGGGCGACACGACCTACAGCGCATCCGTGGGCCGCTGGGACTCTGCCGCGCATACCTGGACGCTGCCGGGCGGCTCGCTGGTGGGGCCAGACGGCGTTCCCAGGGCCTTTACCAGCCCGGTGACGCTGCCACAGCGCGACGTGCTCCGCAAACCCACCACGCCGCTGGACCAGAGTGCGACGCCGGATCTTCGCCAGCAGCTCGCGGTGCTCCGGGCACAGAGTCCGCTCCCCACCGAGGGCAGCCGCAGTGTGGCCTTTGAACTGGCGCACCGGGTGGCCGACGCGTTCACGCCGTTCGTCTTCGTGCTGGCGGCGGGTGCGCTGGGGCTGCTGCTCAGCAACCGCGCCTGGGCCGCCGCCGGGGTGATCCTGTTCATCTTCGGCTTCTATGTGCTCTGGAGCACCGCGCCCGAACTGGCCCGAACGGGGGCCATGTCGCCCACGGTGGCGGCATGGTTTCCAAATGTGGTGTTTCTGCTGCTGGGCAGCGTGCTGGCCTGGCGGCTGAGATGA
- a CDS encoding LptF/LptG family permease: MRLRRFDRYVLEEILPYLYSGLAVVILLLLLAALQAVIAPLLAKGAAPMLVLRLVALQVPEAVSRGLPIALLFAAMLGLSRLSADAELKAAQSGGLPGTRLFWPVLLLSLGVALFSFTVAETLVPRAKVQSLTVQRDIVLDNPRVLGLGQSGVVLQDALGRAISVAKVGTSGELEGLRIVTLRGGQSAREVMTARRGTLKGSVLTLYDGQRITYQDARPVTVVRFQSGTLPVQDVQASLNPDDTLLPIYKPLPELLASVRELRAQGISAPREFTALQRKFAEPLAAVTMAFFAVALSVFSFRSGVNIGLVWVLLLTFAYYATWSVFRIMGETGAIAPELAAWTPTLMYLLAGLWLLWAAARR, translated from the coding sequence ATGAGGCTGCGCCGCTTCGACCGCTACGTACTCGAAGAAATCCTGCCCTACCTGTACTCGGGGCTGGCGGTAGTGATTCTGCTGCTGCTGCTGGCGGCGTTACAGGCAGTCATTGCGCCGCTGCTCGCCAAAGGAGCCGCGCCCATGCTGGTGCTGCGGCTGGTGGCGCTTCAGGTACCGGAGGCGGTGTCGCGGGGGCTACCCATCGCGCTGCTGTTCGCGGCGATGCTGGGGCTGTCGCGCCTCTCCGCCGACGCCGAACTCAAGGCGGCACAGTCGGGCGGTCTGCCCGGTACGCGGCTGTTCTGGCCGGTGCTGCTGCTGTCGCTGGGTGTGGCGCTCTTCAGCTTCACGGTGGCCGAGACGCTGGTGCCGCGTGCCAAGGTGCAGAGCCTGACGGTGCAGCGCGACATCGTGCTCGACAACCCGCGTGTGCTGGGCCTTGGACAGAGCGGCGTGGTGCTTCAGGACGCACTGGGCCGGGCCATCAGCGTGGCGAAGGTGGGCACGAGCGGCGAACTGGAGGGCCTGCGCATCGTGACGCTCAGGGGCGGCCAGAGTGCCCGAGAGGTGATGACGGCGCGGCGCGGCACCCTCAAGGGCAGCGTGCTGACGCTGTACGACGGGCAGCGCATCACGTATCAGGATGCCCGCCCGGTCACGGTGGTGCGCTTTCAGAGCGGCACGCTGCCGGTGCAGGACGTGCAGGCCAGTCTGAACCCCGACGATACCCTGCTGCCGATCTACAAGCCGCTGCCCGAACTGCTTGCCAGCGTGCGCGAACTGCGGGCGCAGGGCATCAGCGCACCGCGTGAATTCACGGCGCTCCAGCGCAAGTTTGCCGAACCCCTGGCAGCGGTCACGATGGCCTTTTTCGCGGTGGCCCTGAGCGTCTTTTCGTTCCGCAGCGGCGTGAATATCGGGCTGGTGTGGGTGCTGCTGCTGACATTCGCGTATTACGCCACCTGGAGTGTCTTCCGGATCATGGGCGAAACCGGGGCGATTGCGCCGGAACTGGCCGCCTGGACACCTACGCTGATGTACCTGCTGGCAGGGCTGTGGCTGCTCTGGGCAGCGGCGCGGCGCTGA
- a CDS encoding tetratricopeptide repeat protein, whose product MTPAVRLLLAALLLGTAQAQSTTTTTTTTTTTAPVQATPVTPTGDPAALLAAARDLVQQARTKSSSNHIDDLAWKAAADAAEIAVRADPSNPAALQLRAQIYSDVGFWKQAETAWDAYLKVQPSDVQAMKAAAVAQYNLGYAAYARGDIRNALAPFARCQTLDPQNADCALWAGRVALESGQFAPAVAQYQQALQLRPSDKVASYFLGVAQNAGKYGPAATTAFSRAYQNLDAGSKQAALNGFKSATSAAPNFIEAWREEGRLALELNDAASAKAAYDAAVNLPGASASDRYNQGLAAEGAQVGLPAAKAFRDAYAKYQAGDKAAAEAGFQTAVNAAPGYGKAWSWLGRVQYENKNYAAAAVSYGMAVKADPNDKTSAYYLKLSQAGK is encoded by the coding sequence ATGACTCCTGCTGTCCGGCTTCTACTCGCGGCGCTGCTTCTGGGAACGGCTCAGGCCCAGAGCACCACCACCACCACGACGACCACGACCACCACAGCCCCGGTGCAGGCCACACCTGTCACGCCGACCGGCGATCCCGCCGCGCTGCTGGCTGCCGCCCGCGACCTGGTGCAGCAGGCCCGCACCAAAAGCAGCAGCAACCATATCGACGATCTGGCCTGGAAAGCCGCTGCCGACGCTGCCGAAATCGCCGTTCGCGCCGATCCGAGCAACCCGGCAGCGCTGCAACTCCGCGCCCAGATCTACAGCGACGTGGGATTCTGGAAGCAGGCCGAGACCGCCTGGGACGCCTATCTGAAGGTGCAGCCCTCGGACGTGCAGGCCATGAAAGCGGCGGCAGTGGCGCAGTACAACCTGGGCTACGCGGCCTACGCACGGGGCGATATCAGAAATGCACTGGCTCCGTTTGCCCGCTGCCAGACCCTCGACCCCCAGAACGCCGACTGTGCGCTGTGGGCGGGCCGTGTCGCCCTGGAAAGCGGACAGTTCGCTCCAGCAGTGGCGCAGTACCAGCAGGCGCTCCAGCTTCGGCCCTCGGACAAGGTGGCGAGCTATTTCCTGGGCGTGGCCCAGAATGCCGGAAAATACGGCCCAGCCGCCACCACCGCCTTCAGCCGCGCCTATCAGAATCTGGATGCGGGCAGCAAGCAGGCAGCCCTGAACGGCTTCAAATCGGCAACCTCGGCGGCCCCCAACTTTATCGAGGCGTGGCGCGAAGAGGGGCGGCTGGCCCTGGAACTGAACGACGCTGCCAGCGCAAAAGCCGCCTATGACGCAGCGGTGAATCTGCCGGGAGCCAGCGCCAGCGACCGCTACAACCAGGGCCTCGCCGCTGAGGGCGCACAGGTCGGACTGCCCGCCGCCAAGGCCTTCCGCGACGCCTACGCCAAGTATCAGGCGGGCGACAAGGCCGCAGCCGAGGCAGGCTTTCAGACGGCGGTCAATGCTGCGCCGGGCTACGGCAAGGCCTGGAGTTGGCTGGGCCGCGTGCAGTACGAGAACAAAAACTATGCCGCCGCTGCCGTGTCGTATGGCATGGCCGTGAAAGCCGACCCGAACGACAAGACGAGCGCGTATTACCTGAAACTCAGTCAGGCCGGAAAGTAA
- the hemB gene encoding porphobilinogen synthase — protein sequence MSSTFDRPRRLRRTPALRALTREISLSPANLIYPMFVHEGEDDQTISTMPGVLRYSLAGAVKRVGEARDKGVRSIVLFGVPDDKDAQGSQAYADQGIVQVAIRAIRAAYADITIIADTCLCEYTDHGHCGPLCEVGGELTVDNDAALTLLAQTAVSQARAGADVVAPSAMMDGQVAAIRTALDAAGFSHVPVMSYAVKYASGYYGPFREAAGSTPSFGDRASYQMDPAGGYREALREARLDAEQGADYLMVKPGLPYLDVIRVIRDAFDLPLVAYNVSGEYAMIKAAVAAGMLDERRTVLETMIAFRRAGADAIMTYHALDVADWLAER from the coding sequence ATGTCCAGCACGTTCGACCGTCCGCGCCGCCTGCGCCGCACGCCCGCGCTCCGCGCCCTGACCCGCGAAATTTCGCTGTCGCCCGCCAACCTGATCTATCCGATGTTCGTCCACGAAGGCGAGGACGATCAGACGATCAGCACCATGCCGGGCGTGCTTCGCTACAGTCTGGCCGGGGCCGTGAAGCGGGTGGGCGAGGCGCGGGACAAGGGCGTCAGGAGCATCGTGTTGTTCGGCGTTCCCGACGACAAAGACGCGCAGGGCTCGCAGGCCTACGCCGATCAGGGCATCGTGCAGGTGGCGATTCGGGCCATCCGAGCTGCCTACGCCGACATCACCATCATCGCCGATACCTGCCTGTGCGAGTACACCGACCACGGGCACTGCGGGCCGCTGTGCGAGGTGGGCGGTGAGCTGACGGTGGATAACGACGCGGCCCTGACGCTGCTGGCCCAGACCGCCGTGAGTCAGGCGAGGGCAGGGGCCGACGTGGTGGCTCCGAGCGCCATGATGGACGGACAGGTGGCAGCCATCCGGACAGCGCTCGACGCAGCGGGCTTCAGCCACGTTCCGGTCATGAGCTACGCGGTCAAGTACGCCAGCGGCTACTACGGCCCCTTTCGTGAGGCGGCGGGCAGCACGCCCAGTTTCGGGGACCGCGCGAGCTACCAGATGGACCCGGCAGGCGGCTACCGCGAAGCGCTGCGCGAAGCACGGCTCGACGCCGAGCAGGGAGCCGATTACCTGATGGTCAAGCCGGGCCTGCCCTACCTCGACGTGATCCGGGTGATCCGTGACGCCTTCGACCTGCCGCTGGTCGCCTACAACGTGTCGGGCGAGTACGCGATGATCAAGGCAGCCGTGGCTGCGGGGATGCTCGACGAGCGCCGCACCGTGCTGGAAACCATGATCGCCTTTCGCCGTGCGGGGGCCGACGCCATCATGACCTATCACGCGCTGGATGTGGCGGACTGGCTGGCCGAGCGCTGA